The following coding sequences lie in one Glycine max cultivar Williams 82 chromosome 19, Glycine_max_v4.0, whole genome shotgun sequence genomic window:
- the LOC100527819 gene encoding putative Got1/Sft2-like vescicle transport protein isoform X1 has product MWNIARTLTGDNEDQEEGLLGEDSGGLCSLSTTQSMIVFAKPIKFAALFTFGNLLAVGSTAFLLGPAQQLGMMVDPVRVFATAIYLGCVVIALICALWIHSKVLTIIAIIIEIGALIWYSLSYIPFARRMVSELMIRLCDTEL; this is encoded by the exons ATGTGGAACATTGCTCGGACACTAACAGGAGATAATGAAGATCAAGAAGAGGGTTTGTTGGGTGAGGATTCAGGTGGCCTCTGCTCCCTCTCTACAACGCAG TCAATGATTGTTTTTGCAAAACCCATCAAATTTGCAGCATTGTTCACCTTTGGCAACCTGTTAGCAGTTGGAAG TACAGCCTTTCTTCTTGGACCTGCACAACAATTGGGAATGATGGTTGACCCTGTTCGTGTTTTTGCAACAGCCATATACCTTGGATGTGTGGTTATAGCACTTATCTGTGCTCTCTGG ATTCATAGCAAAGTGTTGACCATAATTGCTATCATAATCGAGATCGGTGCCCTTATTTG GTATAGCCTCAGTTATATACCCTTTGCTCGAAGAATGGTTTCTGAGTTGATGATAAGATTATGTGATACagaactttga
- the LOC100527819 gene encoding putative Got1/Sft2-like vescicle transport protein isoform X2, with amino-acid sequence MWNIARTLTGDNEDQEEGLLGEDSGGLCSLSTTQRIYGFASCLVAGLACMLLSMIVFAKPIKFAALFTFGNLLAVGSTAFLLGPAQQLGMMVDPVRVFATAIYLGCVVIALICALWIHSKVLTIIAIIIEIGALI; translated from the exons ATGTGGAACATTGCTCGGACACTAACAGGAGATAATGAAGATCAAGAAGAGGGTTTGTTGGGTGAGGATTCAGGTGGCCTCTGCTCCCTCTCTACAACGCAG AGAATTTATGGATTTGCTTCTTGTTTGGTTGCTGGTCTGGCTTGCATGTTACTG TCAATGATTGTTTTTGCAAAACCCATCAAATTTGCAGCATTGTTCACCTTTGGCAACCTGTTAGCAGTTGGAAG TACAGCCTTTCTTCTTGGACCTGCACAACAATTGGGAATGATGGTTGACCCTGTTCGTGTTTTTGCAACAGCCATATACCTTGGATGTGTGGTTATAGCACTTATCTGTGCTCTCTGG ATTCATAGCAAAGTGTTGACCATAATTGCTATCATAATCGAGATCGGTGCCCTTATTTG
- the LOC100527819 gene encoding putative Got1/Sft2-like vescicle transport protein, which yields MWNIARTLTGDNEDQEEGLLGEDSGGLCSLSTTQRIYGFASCLVAGLACMLLSMIVFAKPIKFAALFTFGNLLAVGSTAFLLGPAQQLGMMVDPVRVFATAIYLGCVVIALICALWIHSKVLTIIAIIIEIGALIWYSLSYIPFARRMVSELMIRLCDTEL from the exons ATGTGGAACATTGCTCGGACACTAACAGGAGATAATGAAGATCAAGAAGAGGGTTTGTTGGGTGAGGATTCAGGTGGCCTCTGCTCCCTCTCTACAACGCAG AGAATTTATGGATTTGCTTCTTGTTTGGTTGCTGGTCTGGCTTGCATGTTACTG TCAATGATTGTTTTTGCAAAACCCATCAAATTTGCAGCATTGTTCACCTTTGGCAACCTGTTAGCAGTTGGAAG TACAGCCTTTCTTCTTGGACCTGCACAACAATTGGGAATGATGGTTGACCCTGTTCGTGTTTTTGCAACAGCCATATACCTTGGATGTGTGGTTATAGCACTTATCTGTGCTCTCTGG ATTCATAGCAAAGTGTTGACCATAATTGCTATCATAATCGAGATCGGTGCCCTTATTTG GTATAGCCTCAGTTATATACCCTTTGCTCGAAGAATGGTTTCTGAGTTGATGATAAGATTATGTGATACagaactttga